A segment of the Pseudomonas versuta genome:
AATACCCAATGGGTCATGAAGTGTTACCCAAAGAGATCAGCGACATCGGTGCCTGGCTGACCAAACAACTGGGCTAAAACCGAAACATCCTGTCGTTCACTACGCCGAGCACGCGACTTGCATTACACTGCCCGGCGTACACTCCTTAACCAACTGATGAGATGACCGTGCTCAAAGCACTCAAAAAAATATTCGGTAAAAGCGAGGCTGAGCCACTCGCATCAGCTTCAGTGACACCTTCGAGCATCACCAGCCCGCGCACCGACGCGCAACAGCCTGGTCGCTCTGCTCCTGCTCAAGCCTCGGTGAACACTCCCGACGTACAGCCCGCTCCTGAACCGGTACAGATCGAACAACCCAAAGTTGCAAAACCACGGCGTGAAGCGGCCCCCAAGCCGCCGGTCATACCCTGGAAACTCGAAGACTTCGTGGTCGAACCGCAAGAAGGCAAAGTCCGCTTTCACGACTTCAAGCTCGCCCCGGAGCTGATGCACGCCATTCAGGATCTGGGTTTCCCGTATTGCACCCCGATTCAGGCAGGCGTACTGGGCTATACCCTCAGCGGCCGTGACGCCATCGGTCGCGCCCAGACCGGCACCGGCAAAACGGCCGCATTCCTGATTTCGATCATCAGCCAGCTGACCCAGACCCCGCCGCCCAAAGAACGCTACATGGGCGAACCGCGCGCGCTGATCATTGCGCCGACCCGCGAGCTGGTGGTGCAAATCGCCAAAGACGCAGCCGACCTGACCAAGTACACCGACCTCAATGTCATGACATTCGTCGGCGGCATGGACTTCGACAAGCAGCTCAAACAGCTTGAAGCCCGTCATTGCGACATTCTGGTAGCCACTCCGGGCCGTCTGCTGGACTTCAACCAGCGCGGTGAAGTGCATCTGGACATGGTCGAAGTCATGGTGCTCGACGAAGCCGACCGCATGCTTGATATGGGTTTTATCCCGCAAGTACGCCAGATCATTCGCCAGACCCCGCCGAAAGCCGAGCGCCAGACGCTGCTGTTCTCTGCGACCTTCACCGAGGACGTGATGAACCTGGCCAAGCAATGGACCACCGACCCGGCCATTGTCGAAATCGAAGCGCTCAACGTCGCCAGCGACATGGTAGAGCAACACGTTTACGCGGTTGCCGGGGCAGACAAGTACAAGTTGCTGTTCAACCTGGTGAACGACAACGGCTGGGAGCGGGTCATCGTTTTCGCCAACCGCAAGGACGAAGTGCGCCGCATCGAAGAACGCCTGGTGCGTGACGGCATCAACGCCGCGCAACTGTCGGGTGACGTGCCTCAGCACAAACGCATCAAGACCCTCGAAGGTTTCCGCGAAGGCAAGATCCGCGTACTGGTGGCCACCGACGTGGCAGGTCGCGGGATTCACATCGACGGGATCAGCCACGTCATCAACTTCA
Coding sequences within it:
- the rhlB gene encoding ATP-dependent RNA helicase RhlB, whose translation is MTVLKALKKIFGKSEAEPLASASVTPSSITSPRTDAQQPGRSAPAQASVNTPDVQPAPEPVQIEQPKVAKPRREAAPKPPVIPWKLEDFVVEPQEGKVRFHDFKLAPELMHAIQDLGFPYCTPIQAGVLGYTLSGRDAIGRAQTGTGKTAAFLISIISQLTQTPPPKERYMGEPRALIIAPTRELVVQIAKDAADLTKYTDLNVMTFVGGMDFDKQLKQLEARHCDILVATPGRLLDFNQRGEVHLDMVEVMVLDEADRMLDMGFIPQVRQIIRQTPPKAERQTLLFSATFTEDVMNLAKQWTTDPAIVEIEALNVASDMVEQHVYAVAGADKYKLLFNLVNDNGWERVIVFANRKDEVRRIEERLVRDGINAAQLSGDVPQHKRIKTLEGFREGKIRVLVATDVAGRGIHIDGISHVINFTLPEVPDDYVHRIGRTGRAGASGVSISFAGEDDSYQLPSIEALLGKKISCETPPTELLRPVVRAVRKPHDPTVTA